A genomic window from Armatimonadota bacterium includes:
- a CDS encoding DUF2130 domain-containing protein: protein MSKPTAPRRCPFCGQPLVNEQAIAHLYRAQASFERRLRAEAEKEARSLIRAEYDAKIAAVKAQAAREVKREMRAQLAAERKKMRVEMRREYEAQLKAARKDDRRVKQLEVIARRYREQAERQRAEADRQRAEAERLRRQLDGLQPGDRGEFNEEDLKRQLEAAFRDDEVKRVGRGRAGADLIQTVRYRTGEQLVAAGQIVYECKDAQDWKNEFVAQARQAQETHRTPHVILVTRVFPRKHRHFCLQDGIPVIHPDGVLHLAEVVRRMVIEVHRAGLSVVDRSQKTAELYQYLSGVEFRDTLADLIGISSKLQTELQKERRGHEQTWARREAAYKALLKKSGAIDASIRAIIERPVRDVGAEKVVQLRS from the coding sequence ATGAGCAAGCCCACCGCACCTAGGAGGTGTCCTTTCTGTGGTCAGCCCTTGGTCAACGAACAGGCGATTGCGCACCTGTACCGTGCGCAGGCAAGCTTTGAGCGACGCCTGAGGGCAGAGGCTGAGAAGGAGGCCCGGTCGCTGATCCGGGCGGAGTATGACGCGAAGATCGCTGCCGTGAAGGCTCAGGCTGCGCGAGAGGTCAAGCGGGAGATGCGCGCGCAGCTTGCTGCTGAGCGGAAGAAGATGCGTGTGGAGATGCGCAGGGAGTATGAAGCGCAGCTCAAGGCAGCTAGGAAAGATGACAGACGTGTAAAGCAACTGGAGGTGATCGCCAGGCGCTACCGGGAGCAGGCTGAACGGCAACGAGCAGAAGCGGACCGGCAACGCGCCGAGGCGGAGCGACTTCGCCGCCAACTCGATGGCCTTCAGCCCGGCGACCGTGGTGAGTTCAACGAGGAAGACTTGAAGCGCCAGTTGGAAGCGGCGTTTCGGGACGACGAGGTCAAGCGCGTCGGACGGGGCCGCGCTGGCGCAGATCTCATTCAAACGGTGCGATACCGGACCGGGGAACAGCTGGTAGCTGCTGGACAGATCGTGTACGAGTGCAAAGATGCTCAGGATTGGAAGAACGAGTTCGTTGCGCAGGCCAGGCAAGCCCAAGAGACGCACAGGACGCCTCACGTCATCCTCGTTACCAGAGTCTTTCCTCGCAAACACAGGCACTTCTGCCTGCAGGACGGCATCCCGGTGATCCATCCCGACGGAGTATTGCACCTTGCCGAAGTGGTGCGGCGGATGGTCATCGAGGTGCACAGGGCGGGACTGTCGGTAGTGGACCGCAGCCAGAAGACGGCGGAGCTATACCAGTACCTCTCCGGCGTGGAGTTCCGGGATACACTTGCAGACCTCATCGGGATCAGCTCGAAACTGCAGACGGAGCTTCAGAAAGAGCGTCGAGGGCATGAGCAGACTTGGGCGCGCCGAGAGGCCGCCTACAAGGCTCTGCTGAAGAAGAGCGGCGCAATCGACGCATCGATCCGCGCGATAATCGAGCGCCCTGTCCGCGATGTAGGAGCCGAAAAGGTCGTGCAGCTACGATCCTGA
- a CDS encoding glycosyltransferase family 39 protein has protein sequence MDRRAWITLLVVVAGTTAGRLWLASALPLVDDEAYYWAWAQRPAWGYPDHPPAVAGMIGVTTALLGDTPLGVRFGAVLLAAGTTALVFALGRMMFGASAGLVAAIGFQLIPSFTLGSLFAFPDAPFIFFWILTLWALWRARSAGRPLDWVLTGLGAGLAMLSKMTAVFLLISVAGFLLGAPSERRWFRRPEPYLAAAIALLVLLPFLSWNATHHWATFQRARAPLAWIRTDLPALSAAAFLAAQLAYYGPVTAPLLVAALAASAVPRRRDPRHLFLLWSALPLMGVTWAASFDGIPKPHWHAPGFLVALIAAGALWAEVRTRRPWRITAGAAAAVNLAAVAALAALPFRPDYAGAGQLWGWDQLAARLQPLMEATPERPGRFVMTAAYQTAGQIEYHLRRRYTVATPNEGGDAYDLWVPAQHLIDRNAVYLNDLRAPPGVPLARMFRTVERLPDIEVVLHGRVVRRFAVYRGLGFRGVPRPAAVPR, from the coding sequence GTGGATAGGAGGGCCTGGATCACCCTCCTCGTCGTGGTGGCGGGGACTACGGCAGGTCGTCTGTGGTTGGCCTCCGCCCTGCCGCTGGTGGACGACGAAGCCTACTACTGGGCGTGGGCGCAGCGCCCGGCCTGGGGCTATCCCGACCATCCTCCGGCCGTAGCCGGGATGATCGGCGTGACGACCGCGCTGTTGGGCGACACCCCGCTCGGGGTCCGGTTCGGGGCGGTGCTCCTCGCCGCGGGCACGACGGCGCTGGTGTTCGCTCTCGGGCGGATGATGTTCGGCGCCTCCGCCGGCCTGGTCGCCGCGATCGGCTTTCAGCTCATCCCCTCGTTTACTCTGGGCAGCCTCTTCGCCTTCCCCGACGCGCCGTTCATCTTCTTCTGGATCCTCACCTTGTGGGCGTTGTGGCGGGCCCGATCTGCGGGCCGCCCCCTGGACTGGGTCCTGACCGGCCTGGGCGCGGGGTTGGCGATGCTCAGCAAGATGACGGCGGTCTTCCTGCTGATCTCCGTCGCCGGCTTCCTGCTGGGTGCGCCTTCGGAGCGGCGGTGGTTCCGGCGTCCAGAGCCCTACCTGGCCGCCGCAATCGCGCTGCTGGTGCTCCTGCCGTTCCTCTCGTGGAATGCGACCCACCACTGGGCCACCTTCCAGCGGGCCCGGGCTCCGCTGGCCTGGATCCGCACCGACCTGCCGGCGCTCAGCGCCGCCGCCTTCCTGGCCGCGCAGCTCGCCTACTACGGCCCCGTCACCGCGCCCCTGCTGGTGGCAGCCCTGGCCGCCTCGGCCGTCCCACGGCGGCGGGATCCGCGCCACCTTTTCCTCCTCTGGAGCGCCCTGCCCCTCATGGGCGTGACGTGGGCGGCCAGTTTCGACGGCATCCCCAAACCGCACTGGCACGCGCCGGGCTTCCTGGTCGCCCTGATCGCCGCCGGGGCGCTGTGGGCGGAGGTCCGGACGCGCCGCCCGTGGCGGATCACGGCGGGCGCGGCCGCCGCCGTGAATCTGGCCGCCGTCGCCGCACTCGCGGCGCTCCCCTTCCGGCCGGACTACGCCGGCGCCGGCCAGCTGTGGGGATGGGACCAGCTCGCCGCCCGTCTGCAGCCGCTGATGGAGGCCACGCCGGAGCGGCCGGGGCGCTTCGTCATGACGGCCGCCTATCAGACGGCGGGGCAGATCGAGTACCACCTGCGGCGGCGCTACACCGTGGCCACCCCCAACGAAGGAGGCGACGCCTACGACCTCTGGGTGCCGGCCCAACACCTGATCGACCGGAACGCCGTCTACCTCAACGACCTCCGTGCCCCGCCCGGCGTGCCGTTGGCGCGCATGTTCCGCACGGTGGAGCGGCTCCCGGACATCGAGGTCGTGCTCCACGGGCGGGTGGTGCGCCGTTTCGCCGTCTACCGCGGCCTGGGGTTCCGCGGCGTGCCCCGGCCGGCCGCAGTGCCCAGGTGA
- a CDS encoding CoA-acylating methylmalonate-semialdehyde dehydrogenase, with translation MHEVLNHIAGEWTRATGGRGLEVFNPASGEVIARVPLSSAADVDHAAQAAARAFREWRRTPAPERVQPLFRLKRLLEEHLDDLARTVTEECGKTYDESVGELRRGIENVEVACGIPSLLQGYNSEDVARGIDEHLFRQPVGVVAAITPFNFPGMIPLWFLPYAVACGNAVIVKPSEKVPLTMQKIMALVERAGLPPGVVNVVNGAAETVDALCDHPLVRAVSFVGSTPVARHVYARAAAAGKRAQCQGGAKNPVVVLPDADMATVPQLVADSAFGCAGQRCLASSLAIVVGEAREPFTEAVAALAASRRVGDGLEPGVEMGPLIRAESQRRVEGLIGQAEAEGARIIVDGRGARIPGREQGFFVRPTVLDEVPPGGTIARTEIFGPVLGLIPVRTIDEAIALVNAQDYGNMACLFTRSGAAARRFRYEVQVGNIGINVGVAAPMAFFPFAGWNQSFFGDLHGQGRDAVEFYTEKKVVVERWP, from the coding sequence ATGCACGAAGTCCTCAACCACATCGCCGGCGAGTGGACGAGGGCGACCGGGGGCCGGGGCCTGGAGGTGTTCAATCCGGCCAGCGGCGAGGTGATCGCCCGCGTACCGCTGTCCAGTGCGGCCGACGTGGATCACGCCGCGCAGGCCGCGGCGCGGGCCTTCCGGGAGTGGCGGCGCACCCCGGCGCCGGAGCGCGTCCAGCCCCTGTTCCGTCTGAAACGCCTGCTCGAGGAGCATCTCGACGACCTGGCCCGTACCGTCACCGAGGAGTGCGGCAAGACGTACGACGAGTCGGTGGGCGAGCTGCGGCGGGGAATCGAGAACGTCGAGGTGGCCTGCGGCATCCCCAGCCTGCTGCAGGGCTACAACAGTGAGGACGTGGCCCGCGGCATCGACGAACATCTCTTCCGCCAGCCCGTGGGGGTGGTCGCCGCCATCACGCCGTTCAACTTTCCCGGGATGATCCCGCTGTGGTTCCTGCCCTACGCCGTGGCCTGCGGCAACGCCGTCATCGTCAAGCCGTCCGAGAAGGTCCCTCTGACGATGCAGAAGATCATGGCCCTGGTCGAGCGGGCCGGCCTTCCGCCCGGCGTGGTCAACGTGGTTAACGGGGCGGCGGAGACCGTGGACGCGCTCTGCGATCACCCCCTCGTCCGCGCCGTGAGCTTCGTCGGCTCCACGCCGGTGGCGCGACACGTCTACGCGCGGGCGGCGGCGGCCGGCAAGCGGGCCCAGTGCCAGGGCGGGGCCAAGAACCCGGTGGTCGTCCTCCCCGACGCGGACATGGCCACGGTGCCCCAGCTGGTCGCCGACTCGGCCTTCGGCTGCGCCGGTCAGCGCTGCCTGGCGTCGTCGCTGGCCATCGTCGTCGGCGAGGCGCGGGAGCCGTTCACCGAGGCGGTCGCCGCACTGGCCGCCTCCCGCCGGGTAGGCGACGGGCTGGAGCCGGGGGTGGAGATGGGGCCGCTGATCCGCGCCGAGAGCCAGCGGCGCGTCGAAGGGCTGATCGGCCAGGCCGAGGCGGAGGGCGCCCGAATCATCGTGGATGGACGGGGGGCGCGCATCCCCGGCCGCGAGCAGGGGTTCTTCGTCCGGCCCACGGTGCTGGACGAGGTGCCCCCCGGGGGGACCATCGCCCGCACCGAGATCTTCGGACCGGTGCTGGGGTTGATCCCCGTGCGCACGATCGACGAGGCGATCGCCCTGGTCAACGCGCAGGATTACGGCAATATGGCCTGCCTGTTCACGCGCAGCGGAGCGGCCGCCCGGCGGTTCCGGTACGAGGTGCAGGTGGGCAACATCGGCATCAACGTCGGGGTCGCCGCGCCGATGGCCTTCTTCCCCTTCGCCGGCTGGAACCAGAGCTTCTTCGGCGACCTGCACGGCCAGGGGCGCGACGCGGTGGAGTTCTACACCGAGAAGAAGGTGGTGGTGGAGCGGTGGCCCTGA
- a CDS encoding thermonuclease family protein, protein MPEELFAATIGWVVDGDTVQVRLDGRRERVRLIGIDTPEVHESAKLNRDAYESGVPKEVIQEFGWLASQFTKKHLQGKEVGLELDVQVRDRYGRVLAYVWLLDGRLFNMLILRAGYAQVLTIPPNVKYAELFLACQREAREKRRGLWGR, encoded by the coding sequence GTGCCCGAAGAACTCTTCGCGGCCACGATTGGGTGGGTTGTGGACGGCGATACCGTGCAGGTGAGGCTGGACGGCCGCCGGGAGCGCGTTCGGTTGATCGGGATCGATACACCGGAGGTCCACGAGAGCGCCAAACTGAACCGCGATGCTTACGAGTCGGGGGTACCGAAGGAAGTCATCCAAGAATTTGGCTGGCTTGCCTCACAGTTCACGAAGAAGCATCTCCAGGGCAAAGAGGTAGGGTTGGAATTGGACGTGCAAGTCCGCGACCGCTACGGTCGCGTCCTCGCTTACGTCTGGCTCCTCGATGGTAGGCTGTTCAACATGCTGATATTGCGGGCGGGCTACGCTCAGGTGCTGACCATCCCGCCCAATGTGAAGTACGCTGAACTCTTCCTCGCCTGTCAGCGGGAGGCCCGCGAGAAGAGGCGCGGCCTTTGGGGAAGGTGA
- a CDS encoding uracil-DNA glycosylase, whose amino-acid sequence MDQEFAALAETISACRLCPRLVRYREAVARRKKREFAHWTYWGRPVPGFGDPRAEVLVVGLAPAAHGANRTGRMFTGDGSGHWLIRALHRAGFASQPTSTHREDGLRLRNAYLTAAVRCAPPDNKPLPSEFARCARYLRQELDLLTRVRVVVTLGQIAYTRFLAHAAERGYAVPRPRPRFAHGLSIVLRHPAGQTLRVIASYHPSRQNTQTGKLTARMLNAIFARARSALQDDWRG is encoded by the coding sequence ATGGATCAGGAGTTCGCAGCCCTGGCCGAGACGATCAGCGCCTGCCGGCTGTGTCCCCGTCTGGTGCGCTACCGCGAGGCGGTGGCCCGCAGGAAGAAGCGGGAGTTCGCGCACTGGACGTACTGGGGCCGGCCCGTGCCGGGCTTCGGGGATCCCCGGGCCGAGGTCCTCGTCGTGGGGCTGGCTCCGGCGGCGCACGGGGCCAACCGGACCGGCCGGATGTTCACGGGAGACGGCTCGGGGCACTGGCTGATCCGGGCCCTCCACCGCGCCGGGTTCGCCTCCCAGCCCACCTCGACCCACCGGGAGGACGGATTGCGCCTGCGCAACGCCTACCTCACGGCCGCCGTGCGCTGCGCGCCGCCGGACAACAAACCGCTGCCCTCGGAGTTCGCCCGCTGCGCGCGCTACCTGCGGCAGGAACTCGACCTGCTGACACGGGTGCGGGTCGTCGTCACCCTCGGCCAGATCGCGTACACGCGCTTCCTGGCCCACGCCGCCGAGCGCGGTTACGCCGTCCCCCGTCCGCGCCCGCGCTTCGCCCACGGGCTGTCCATCGTCCTGCGCCATCCCGCGGGGCAGACGCTGCGCGTCATCGCCTCCTACCACCCGAGCCGGCAGAACACGCAGACCGGAAAGCTCACCGCCCGGATGCTGAACGCGATCTTCGCCCGCGCCCGATCCGCCCTGCAGGACGACTGGCGTGGATAG
- a CDS encoding DUF488 domain-containing protein produces the protein MEAPLRVATVGHSTRTLDAFLELLRAQGVTCLVDVRVAPGSRRHPHFAREALARALEASGIRYLHIKDLGGWRRPRPDSPHIGWRSEGFRGYADHMETPAFGRALDEVIALAASETVALMCAEAAPWRCHRQLIADALVARGVEVMHLLGPDQVRRHALTSFARLEGTRVIYDRHLGTAAGRGTPRNPRPR, from the coding sequence ATGGAGGCCCCCCTCCGCGTAGCCACCGTCGGACATTCCACGCGGACGCTGGATGCGTTCCTCGAGCTCCTGCGCGCCCAGGGCGTGACCTGTCTGGTGGACGTGCGGGTTGCCCCCGGCTCTCGCCGCCATCCCCACTTCGCCCGGGAGGCGCTGGCCCGCGCGCTGGAAGCGTCGGGCATCCGCTACCTCCACATCAAGGATCTGGGGGGCTGGCGCCGGCCCCGGCCCGACTCGCCGCACATCGGGTGGCGAAGCGAAGGGTTCCGCGGCTACGCGGACCACATGGAGACGCCGGCCTTCGGCAGAGCCCTGGACGAGGTCATCGCCCTGGCCGCCTCGGAGACGGTGGCGTTGATGTGCGCCGAAGCGGCGCCGTGGCGGTGTCACCGCCAGCTCATCGCGGACGCCCTGGTCGCCCGCGGGGTCGAGGTCATGCACCTCCTCGGTCCGGATCAAGTCCGGCGGCACGCCCTCACCTCCTTCGCCCGTCTGGAGGGCACCCGGGTGATCTACGACCGTCACCTGGGCACTGCGGCCGGCCGGGGCACGCCGCGGAACCCCAGGCCGCGGTAG